The following DNA comes from Castor canadensis chromosome 15, mCasCan1.hap1v2, whole genome shotgun sequence.
CTGAATAGTGGGTCCCTTCTGTGAGGATAGGTGCTGGTGGGACAGACAAGGATCAGGGCAGACTAAATGGGAGATCAACCCATTCCCAAAGCGAACCTTCAGACCACAATACTCTCAGTGACTCAGGGGACAATGGTCTCCTGAATATCCCACAGGGGGACAGGTGGCCAGAGGATGGGGTTGTGAGGGTCAGTgctggggtaggagggagagagaCTGGGGGAATCCTTCAAGGAGTTGTGCCAAAAAGTTATGCTAAAAAGACCCCCCTCTTTGTGCTCAGGTCCTTGCTGAGACCAGAGGTGGCTGATGGCAGAGAACGAAGAGAGCAGGATGGGATGAAGGTGATGCTCTTTGCTGGTCCAGAATTACAGGAACTTTAACTTCCTACAAACCTGTATTTGTGGCCTCTTGGACCCAAAGGCATAATCTGGCTGGGACCTTTGAAGCCATATGGTCCAGCCTGgtccccatcttctccctccccagtTTCATTGTATAGAGAAggcaactgaggcacagagggagacagggagctgcccaaggtcacatagcaacCAGAGCTGAGAGGTCAGGGCTGCTGCCTCCTATTCATGAAGTGCCAAGTGGGCCTGGTCCAGGCGGGCAGTGCCAGAGGATGAGGACTCAGTGCTCTGACGTGGGAAGTACAGGATGGTGAACCAGCAGAAGATGAAGACACCTGTCATGAGGAGAGGGCCTCTGTGAGCCTGGGCAGGCTGCTAGGGACTGAGACATTCAAGCACTTATGAAAAAATCAGGTGAAAATTAAACTTACTCCCTCaaaagaaccaaatagaaatCTGGAGCTTGAAATAAAATACCAACATACATCTatcatagaaaagaagaaaataaatgcattttcagGCACAaaacaaccatcaccaccatggtGGGTCCCCTACTACCCATTTATAAAGGATTACTCTAGGATGTACTTCAACAAGAAGAAATGAGAGTAAGTACAGAAATGGAAGGAGAAGTACAAACTTTGCCCTATACAATGAACATTGATAAAAGTTCAATAGGCAGTTAAAGTATATCAAGGGCTCTGTTGTGTGTGGAAGATAAAAATACCAATAACTCAAACTCAGAGTGAGGTATGCAGACTTACATGTTAATGTAATGTAGGCAAGAATTTATGTAGTCTATAATTTCAAGATGCATTTCTCCCCAGTCCTAAACCCTGGAATTTTTCAACCATGAATTTATGATTCTTCAGCTGGTGGACAGCCTCCAGGTGgctcaacagttatcatttttattgctatgttaGTGACCTAGTGCCTATGACAGGAGCTTAGAAACTGCTCTTGCTGACTCTTCACTTGGTTGGGCCTTGCAGATATCTGATGGGTGACTAAAAGCAGCATTttacatctgtctcctttgctacCTTAAACCACATCAGATTCCTCCTCTGCTCTGCAAGCAGACTTGTTCATCATTTAAGGAGCATTCCTCTAAAACTGGTAACCCTTTCCTCTCAAGGCTGACATCATAAGCAACAGACAATCCACCACCAGCTTTTGCAACATTCTAGACCACTAGACCAGCATCCTGACTTTGCCTTTCTGACTTTGCCTTtccctgagccattctctccttcagtcaccttggattccaggaatgaCAAGTCTGATAGATAAGTATCTTGTGGCAAGTGTCAATTCTACCCACAGGCAACAGCAACTTTCTTACTGCAGACAAGTCTCTGTAGACCCATCCTGAGATAACCATCAATCAGGCCACATCTTGGCTAAGACTACCTGACTATGCCTGCTTCTTGACCTGGCTTCTTTTCATTCCCTATAGAATCCTGAAGCTCTTGTTAATACCCAGAAAACAGGGCTGAGGAATGCCCTTCACCTTCCTACTATGACTGTAGGGAATAAATTCCTTTCCTCCATGCACTGCTTCACCGTTTGGTCAACTGAGGTGAGTACCTGAGCCTGGTGTGCTGTGAACTTCCCCAGCCTAGAATTggtaacatttttatatattgaagaCCTACTGGGCACCTCACATGCATGATCACAGTTATTCACTGTGAACCCTGCTAAATACCAGGATTGTCCTAACTTAGAGGTGAATGGGTTATCAAGGCATTGAGTGACTTGCTGGAATGATGGAGCTAagacttgaacccaggtctgCCTGGACCCCAACTACAATGCCACACAATCTCACGGGAATCCAGTCCTGCATCTGGGACCCCAGGATTCCTAGAAACTCCCCTGGACAAAATGGGTCCTATCACTCCCTTTGTGCCTGTTTCCCTCACAGTCAGGCATGATGTTCTCTTGAGCTGTGTGTATGAGTAAAATAAAGAGTTCGAGCTGCAGAAGGCAGGTGTGGGAAGGAAATTGTAACACACACCCTGGGTTCCTCCTCCTTTGCTAGGGCCTCATAGGAAGAACCCAGCTAGAGAAAGTAGCAGACAAAGCAATCATGTCCTTCCTACCCAGACAACTCCATAGAGTCTCGATCCATATGACATGGACAGATGTTGCCCTCTGATTGGGCCAGAGATGATCACCTGACAGGTCACATAGAGTTGAGGTGGCCATATTGGGTAGCCATTTTTGGCCATTGGTAGTAATGAGCAAGTGGAGAGGGAAGAGTTCAGTAATCTCCACAAAGGCTGGATGAGAAAAAACACAGCTCCAGAACAAAAGACGGGGGCAATATCTGCTTTGCTTTGGATGGTTTTTCCTGATCCTGGCACCAGCTCTATTCTTGCTGCCCTGGGTCCTAAGAGAGgcctgaatatttaaaattagtgCTTTTGATTTGAGCTCACCTGACTGGAATCCTATTTCCTGCAAATTGCCCTCTCCTCCACCTCCCATTACTTCTGAGTGCAGACAATGCCTGTGACCTCCCTGGCCCCAGGGCCTCACCTTGCAGGGAGTTGAAGAGGGTGAAGATATAGACTGTGGACAGACCCAGGGGCGTGAGAATGGCTAGCCCCCAGGTCACTCCCACCAGGCTTGAGAGGCCCAGCACGGTGAGGACTGACTTCCAGTTCTGCCGTCGCTCCTTGCCTGCTGTGACACTGGACAAAGTGAAGACCTTCCAGGTCACTATGATCAACACCACGGCTTCAAAGAGGAAGGTGATGAGGAAGTAGCCATGGACAGTGACGTAAAGGGCAGGTTCTTTCTGGAACCAGCACCTAGAGGAGGTGAATGGCTGCTGTGACTGAGGGAAGTAAACCCTGACCAGCAAGCCCCAGAAGTCTCCTTGGCTGACCTTTACTGATCAAGACGATGTCTCTCTCTGCCCCtttccacccacccatcccccaTCCTCCTGGGCAAGGGGTCATCCACCCGTCCAGACTGGTGTCCCTAGTGGTGCAAAAAAGTCAAATCAACCCCAAAGCTGTTACATTGCCCCATGTTGCAAAAACCCAGAATTAGTTATAACCCTTTAAATCAGAAGGTTTggcaggctggggtgggggtagtTCAAGTGGCAACAAGCCCAAGtgcctaagttcaaacaccagttctccgccgccccctccccgccccggaaaaaaaaacacccagaGGTTTGGCATAAACATCCAGGCTTTTGCTCATTATAAATCTACACACCTGACAGCCCCATTGGAGCTGATTAGACCATGATTGGCAGCCCCTTGGATAGAAAGTGACTCCCAGTCTGCTGCAGTCCCCTCCTGGCCATCACATGCACTTCTGTGACCTATTTGGTCTCTGTGGACTCTGCATTTGAAGCCCTGGGGTCAGGCCCAAGGCTCCACCAGCCCCACCTTGTACAGGGCCATGGCCCAGGGGCAGGCACCCCAGGAGGTCACCGGTTGGTTGCCTGGAGGCTCAGCCCATCCTCTACTGCTCCCGGCACTGCAGAGCAGGTGGCCTGAAAGGGCACACACATCTGCTTCCCCATTATacagatggggagactgaggccccTACAGAGGACAGGCTTGCCCAAAGTAACACCCACAGCAGTCAGGAGCAGAGCCTGGCTACACCCAGAGCTGTTCTGAATTGTGGGGCAGGTGGTGTCCTGCACAAGAGCACCTGGATAAGGAGGCAGGTGGAAATAAAATCCATCGTGGCTTCCATTTGCTATGGTGATCCCTGGCCATGGGGAAGGGGCCACATTTTCTACTTCTCCCAAGGGGCTAGTGGTGGCCCAATTAGAGCAAGGCATCCAGATACAgttctttctctccctgtccAGGTCCCCTTTCCCATTTCACTTGTgctctccaggcctcagtttacCCTCTAGGCTACAAGAAAGTTCGTTCTGAGGATCCTCTTGGCCTTAACATACTTAGTTCTCTTCCTAGAACTCTCACTTCTTCCCCTGCTCCAGCCAGGGTCCTGACAGCACCTGTTCCCGGCTCTCCCACAGCCCCCACTCACAACTCCAGCGACGTGCGGTTCTCCTGGTCACGGATGGTGTAAAGGCCATAGCTGTTGGCACTCCCAGTGCCAATGACCATGAgggcaggcaggcctgggcatgAGGGAAGGACATGTGGCATTGCCAGGGGTCCCTTGACACAAGCTTCTCTGACCCCTTCCAGCTGCCCATCCCCAAGCCCTGAACTTATCCAAGGCATTGTGTCCTCCTCCATCCCCAAGCCGttgccctccctgccccctccagcCTCTCCTCCACCCACCCCAGCAGCACCCACCCCATCCCAGAAGGCTGAGCTTCAGGAAGTAGTGCCGGAAGTAGGTGTTGAAGACCCGGATGGTGAGCAGGTAGAGGTGGAAGGCTTCCAGGCCCATCCAGGTGAAGGTACAGAGAAGGAAGTAGTGGAAGGCTGTGGCCCGGGTCCAGCAGGAAGCAGTGGGCCCCTTGGAACCACTCCCCACATTGATCAAGAAGAGCAGGTTCAGGAAGAACAGGCTGCCGCTCAGAGACATGTGGATCTTGGGTGCATCTTCCGACTTGAACCTCTGCAAGGACAGCCTGGGGCCAGAAGGGCCAGGGAGAGGCTGTAGTTCCCATGGGCCGCCTAGGCCCGTCCACCTCACCATCTGGGTTCCACCCTGACAGTGATGGCTCTCAGCCCATGGCCAGCTCCCACCCTGCTAGCAGCCATTGTGGATGCACTGTCACATCAAGCCCAGGCTCCCTCCCACGCCCCAACCTCCACCAGCCTTGTCCCTTGACGTGATTCCTTAGACAAAAACACGACTTGTGACTCCCTGAGTGTGTTTTGGTTTCTCACACTTCTCAGACCTGGCCGTGCTCTTCTCTCTGCTCTCAGCGCCTTTCCCTTCTTGGCCTATCTGACTCCTGCTCTGCCTTTGAACCCTCCCTGGATGTGCCCTTCTGGGGAAGCCACCCTGAATGTCCCCAGCTCAGGCTGGTGTAGGCATCTCCCAGGGGCACAGTGGAATGCgccaccctcccccaccacaccccTTCCGCGCTATGGACGCTGGTCCTCGCATGGGGGGTAGCAGGGGCCCTGGCTTATCGGTTGGGTGAGTGGATGGACacacagatggatggatgagcCTCCTAGGATGCAGTAGAgagagaggctcagagagggacaGGGACTTTCCCAGAATCACAGGACCTGGGCTCAGATTCCTCACCCCACGTTCCTTCTCAGCAGATCCCCCACTCTGAATTCCTAGCAAATCAGATCCAAAAGGGCTGCCACTCAAGGGATAAGCATCCATGGCTGCCTGGAGCGGGGAGAAGGGACGATGTCCATCTCCCCTGAGACTCCAGGCCCCACCCTTGACAGCACTCCAAGCCTCGCTCACAGGGTCCAGCAATGCAGCCAGCTAGCAAGTCCTGCTCAGCTCGTTGGGGATAGGGATAGGGATAGTTTCCTAGGCCGGGGtttggaggggtgggggtggggaggcaccACTGACATACCAAGGTCGGCCTGTGATGGAGTGGGGGGCTCACAGGGGCTGCAGCTCAGGGCCACAGGGACGGAGGCACAGAGACACATGAGAGGGCAGTGGGGACCTCTGGCCTGCGGGACAGGAGACCTAAGGGCTGCTTCAGGTTGGTCAGGATGAGCTTGTGTTCCAGGAGTAGGGGATGGAGAAGGCTAGGGTGCAGCTGCTCCCACAAGCTCCTTTAAATTGGCAGGTCCTTGTGGGGGAGACGGTGCCCTCAGCTAGGGCCTGGGCCCAGGAGAGCAAGGTGACAGTACTGTCTGCTCTTCATGCCTGTCCTGAACCCACAACCCCTCTGGAAACAGTTCCAGGTGTTTCTGAAGAACACCTTGCTCCACACTCAGCCATGAGgtgtgggagggaggcaggggctggTCCTTTGTCAGCTGAAAGCCAAGAGCAGGCACGTGACCAAGCCTGGCCAATCAGTGCATTCTATCCCTGACCACAGCCCACTGCACACACGCGTTCGTGTACACACACAGGGAGCCAGTCTCACGGTGTGGTGTCTGCAGGGTCCTGGGCTCACGAGAGTTCCACACTTGGTTAATGCTTTGCTGTCACCATGATGACATTGGGAATGATTTTTGAACAAGGGCTATATGCTTTCATTTCAGTCTGGGCCTTGCAAATTCCCACTTCTTCACACACACgaacatacatgcacacacatgtgtgtgagcGTGTGCTTAAAACCATGAAACTGAAGGGTTCTGTATTCTAGTTGGTGGTCCTGTGCCACTGCAAACTTCCTGGCTTTGACACTGGACTATAGTTATGTATGAGATCACCATTGGGGGAAGCTGAGGGAAGGGacctcaaattattattttttgcaatttCTAGTTAGCctataattatttgaaaaatacctttttttttttcaaaaaaagaccTCAATTCTAGGGTTTGGCTTCTGCCTAAGCATCTGAGGAGCTGTGGAGCATCTTTAGGAACCTGAAGTAGCTGTCTAGAGTGACTGACGAAGGGGAGAAagctgtgggaggcagaggagacCAAGCCCTGGAGGCCTTGCTTGAGCCCTGATCTAACCCTGCCTGAAAGTCTTACACCTTCGGCTTCTCAACTACCTAAATCTCACAGACCCTGTTCTGGTTGAGTTTCTGCCACTTGCAACTGAAATAGCCTTGATACACTTCCATCGCCAGCCCCTTTGTTGTAAGGAGACTAAGGAGTGAACAGGATACGAGTATGAGGAGGCATAACCAGGCTGCTTTCCACTCTGCCCGAGGGCAGGAGGGAGCTGCAGGGTAGAGACAGGATCACCCACCTCAGGAAAACATAGAGAGTCATGGTGAAGGCCAGGAAGATCATGGAGACTCCACAACCCGCCTGGGAGATGTGCGTGAGGACCTGCACAGTAGCCAGGTCCAAGACTGGCCTCTGTGAATGACCCCAAACAGGGACCACGTCAATGGGAGGCTAGATCCGTGCACCCCAAAGGCCCTGACCCCACCCAGCAACTGCTCCCCACAACAGGATCACTAAGACCAGGGTGAAGTGGGTTATTACCAGCAGCAGGGCAAAGAAGGTCAGGTGGTCACAGTGGCAGATGGTCCCCTTGGTCCAGAGCTTGGTGGAGCAGCCCTCAGAAGCCCAGTCTCCTGTCAGTCATTGAGGAGAGGagtggagagaggaggagaacACAGAGGAAGGGGTCCTGCAGGCAGAGCCAGCCCTGCCCCTACAGGAGTCCATACCCACCCTTCTACTCACCCCCCAGAGAGGGTCCTCCAGGCCCTACCTTTAGTCACATCCCAGAATACACAGGTGAGGATCATGTTCTGAAACCAGAGAGTAGGGGTCAAGAGAGGAAGTGGGCGGGAGGCAAGGACAGCATGCTCCTGAGGGCGTAGCCCATGTGCGCATTAGGTGGTTTGCATGGAAAACTGACCACATCCTTTGATTTGCCTGGACCAGCATGCAAGGCGTGCAGAGATGGCGCGGGGCTGTGGGCAGGAAGGTTTGCATGTCTGCTCATGTGTCTTCAGGGAGCATTAAATGAGCAGGCATGGACTGTGGACTGTTGTGTGCATGCAGGTGGGTGTGCCAGGTCCTCCAGTGCACCCCTGCGAGCATATGTTGGAGTTTGGGGGGCTGGGGAACGCTTGTGCACATGTGTATCTGGGCCCAGTGTGTGCATGGCCCTAATGGCTTCTCCTGGGTGAATGGAAGGGAAAGGAGTACAGGGTCCCATGCATGTCTGCTCAGAGTCCCTATGCCCCACAATGACTGCCAGACCTGGGTGGGGGACTCACAGGGGGCTGACGCTGGTGGGAGAAGGAGATCTCCAGAGGCTCTGACAGCCCAGTGATGGGTGTTTGGCCCACACTCAAGCCCACCACGTGGTTGTTCACTATGCTGCTGTCATCGTTCAGGAGGAGCCGGGGGCCCTGTGAGGGGAGATTAGGGGAGGCCAGGCTGCAGGAGGTGCTGTCCCAGCCCACCCTAGCTGGCTTTCCTGGAAGCTCCAGGACCTTTGGCCATTGCCTGGAGGGCAGAGTCCAAGGCCAGGAGACCAGGGGGATGCGGGAAACCTTCATGCTGCTCCCCGTCATCTCCTGCTTGGACTGGGCTGGGCTCTATGCTTCAGGCCACCTGAGTACAAGTCATGCACCTGACAGctctccagggctggcctccagaGCTCTTCTGCTCTCTTAAGTGGAGGTCACAGGCTGAGATCAGCCAAGAAATGGGGGCTGTGGGTGTCTCCAGGTGTGTGAGTGCACACATACCCAGGGGTGCACATACCTGCATTCAAGTGGATAGGTATCTCCTGGTGCACACACCTGGTACACATTTGCTGAAGTAAAGATACTTGCTTATGTGTACATGACCACACCTGAGCACCTGCAATTATGTGTGCCCAGGAATGAAAAACAGTATGCATGTTTGTACACGTACAAGGCCACACAAACTCACTTGGGCCCTGTATACAAGTGAGGGGCACTGGA
Coding sequences within:
- the Adgrg3 gene encoding adhesion G protein-coupled receptor G3, with the translated sequence MAMPRGLGTLFLLLLASGEGKSLEMPRDVCLLSGGYQYDDPYYVTDIANCFAKCRQQGNHSCNVGRLQRYWLAYERYLAERNSSDSVDLPYVKVLVQNVSPNITEDLLFSLQPPQISSQVGKDKDKPPVRVRLPKSLFAAQPHNRSEVRLVLTVLDISAGNVFKGPRLLLNDDSSIVNNHVVGLSVGQTPITGLSEPLEISFSHQRQPPNMILTCVFWDVTKGDWASEGCSTKLWTKGTICHCDHLTFFALLLRPVLDLATVQVLTHISQAGCGVSMIFLAFTMTLYVFLRLSLQRFKSEDAPKIHMSLSGSLFFLNLLFLINVGSGSKGPTASCWTRATAFHYFLLCTFTWMGLEAFHLYLLTIRVFNTYFRHYFLKLSLLGWGLPALMVIGTGSANSYGLYTIRDQENRTSLELCWFQKEPALYVTVHGYFLITFLFEAVVLIIVTWKVFTLSSVTAGKERRQNWKSVLTVLGLSSLVGVTWGLAILTPLGLSTVYIFTLFNSLQGVFIFCWFTILYFPRQSTESSSSGTARLDQAHLALHE